In Erigeron canadensis isolate Cc75 chromosome 1, C_canadensis_v1, whole genome shotgun sequence, a single window of DNA contains:
- the LOC122601301 gene encoding aluminum-activated malate transporter 10-like isoform X2: MALFKRLLTKACDHGIDDPRKMFHCLKVGAALTIVSLFYYIRLLYDGFGGNALWALMTVVVVFEYTVGGTLYKSLNRIGATTLAGFLALGSHWIASQAGHRFEPVIMEISLFVIALVTTLSRFIPVVKARYDYGCTIFILTYGLVLVSGYRVEKLMDVAMQRLSTIMIGTFLCIIISILVCPIWAGIELHLLIACNMDKLANSLESCVAEYFSDGDEESKKRLQDYRFVLSSKASEESMAEFARWEPAHGPFGFKHPWKNYIKVGSSLRSCAYCIETLVSCLDSRHQVPETIRNHLRASCLSLSSSSSNVIRVLSTTVSSMTRSNQTDNVIKEMKDAVQESQNNLKTLSGILIRSHEEQVMKYELQDIIPLVTFVSLLIEISSRIEGGIVKTVEELAHSAEFEQSEDEMDLPMAHVGSKIVGKEENMIALQRV, translated from the exons ATGGCTTTGTTTAAGAGGCTTTTGACGAAAGCGTGTGATCATGGAATAGACGACCCAAGAAAAATGTTCCATTGTCTTAAAGTTGGGGCAGCTTTGACAATTGTTTCATTGTTTTACTACATACGACTTTTGTATGATGGTTTTGGTGGCAATGCTCTTTGGGCTCTTATGACTGTTGTTGTGGTGTTTGAGTACACTGTTG GTGGAACTCTTTATAAGAGTTTAAACAGAATCGGTGCAACTACACTAGCGGGATTTCTTGCATTAGGTTCTCATTGGATTGCTAGCCAAGCAGGACATAGATTTGAACCCGTTATTATGGAAATATCTCTCTTTGTAATTG CTTTGGTGACAACCTTATCTAGATTTATTCCCGTAGTGAAAGCTCGGTACGACTATGGCTGCACCATATTCATTCTCACTTATGGTCTGGTCTTAGTCTCCGGATATCGTGTTGAGAAACTCATGGACGTGGCCATGCAAAGACTATCCACAATAATGATAGGGACCTTTTTGTGCATTATCATTAGCATTCTCGTGTGTCCCATTTGGGCTGGCATAGAGCTCCACCTTCTCATTGCCTGTAACATGGATAAGCTTGCAAATTCACTAGAAT CCTGTGTAGCTGAATATTTCAGTGATGGTGATGAAGAATCCAAGAAGAGACTTCAAGATTATCGATTTGTATTGAGCTCAAAAGCCTCTGAAGAATCTATG GCAGAATTCGCCAGATGGGAGCCTGCTCATGGCCCGTTTGGTTTCAAGCATCCATGGAAGAATTACATCAAAGTAGGCTCATCATTACGCAGTTGTGCTTACTGCATTGAGACACTCGTTAGTTGTCTGGATTCTAGACATCAG GTTCCCGAGACGATACGGAATCATCTTAGAGCATCATGTTTAAGTCTAAGCTCATCGTCATCAAATGTTATAAGAGTACTATCGACAACTGTATCTTCAATGACACGATCAAACCAAACAGATAATGTGATTAAAGAAATGAAGGATGCGGTTCAAGAGTCacaaaataacttaaaaacttTGTCTGGTATATTGATTCGCTCACACGAGGAGCAGGTCATGAAGTATGAGCTGCAAGACATCATCCCACTAGTGACTTTCGTTTCCTTGTTGATTGAAATTTCTTCAAGGATAGAAGGAGGCATTGTGAAAACAGTGGAAGAATTAGCACACTCAGCTGAATTTGAGCAGTCCGAAGATGAAATGGATCTCCCAATGGCTCATGTTGGCAGCAAGATTGTCGGTAAAGAAGAAAACATGATAGCCCTCCAAAGGGTCTGA
- the LOC122601321 gene encoding plant UBX domain-containing protein 10: MSSTTDKLSQFQAITGLEDTDLCTEILSAHNWNLDEAISTITSTSSDSDYIPTAQTTAIDTFDQQSGLITTDGAAPPGLAWKLITLPISIVSASLGLVSGAVGLGLWIVGGVLSYSLSMIGLTNSNGASTSSPLVSVSSAAAEAMEFVNEFESEYGERHPSFVNEGFMDALQRSRREFKLLFVYLHSPDHPDTPVFCEGSLCDDVLCDFVDENFVAWGGSIRSSEGFKMSNSLKASRFPFCAVVMAATNQRIALLQQVEGPKSPEEMLTILQRVLEESGPVLVTARLDAEERINNMRLREEQDAAYQAALEADQARERQRKEEEERLEREAAEAERKKKEEEEARERAAHEAAEREATLTKLREEKSLSLGPEPEKGPDVTQVLVRLPNGERKGRRFHCSSTIQSLYDFVDSSGCLEMESYTLVTNFPRVLYGQDKLSLTLKEVGLHPQASLFVEMKS; the protein is encoded by the exons aTGAGCTCCACAACCGATAAGTTATCTCAATTCCAAGCAATAACTGGTCTGGAAGACACCGATTTATGCACCGAAATCCTCTCCGCTCATAACTGGAATCTTGATGAAGCTATTTCAACCATTACTTCTACTTCTTCAGATTCCGATTACATTCCCACCGCCCAAACCACCGCCATCGATACTTTCGATCAGCAATCAGGTTTAATCACCACCGACGGTGCCGCTCCACCAGGTTTAGCTTGGAAACTCATTACTTTACCTATTTCTATTGTTTCCGCTAGCCTAGGGTTAGTTTCCGGTGCCGTAGGTCTAGGTTTATGGATAGTTGGCGGTGTGTTATCGTATTCGTTAAGTATGATTGGATTAACTAACTCTAACGGAGCGTCGACGTCGTCGCCGTTGGTTTCGGTGTCGTCGGCCGCGGCGGAGGCGATGGAGTTTGTGAATGAGTTTGAGAGTGAGTATGGGGAGAGGCATCCGAGTTTTGTGAATGAAGGGTTTATGGACGCGTTACAGCGGTCGAGAAGGGAATTTAAGTTGCTGTTTGTGTACTTGCATTCGCCTGATCATCCGGATACGCCTGTGTTTTGTGAAGGGAGTTTGTGTGATGATGTTTTGTGTGACTTTGTTGATGAGAATTTTGTTGCTTGGGGTGGGAGTATCAGGTCCAGTGAAGGGTTTAAGATGAGTAATAGTTTGAAAGCTTCTAGATTTCCGTTTTGTGCCGTTGTTATGGCTGCTACTAATCAAAGAATTGCTTTGCTCCAGCAg GTGGAAGGACCTAAATCACCAGAAGAAATGCTTACAATATTGCAGAGGGTTCTTGAAGAAAGTGGCCCGGTCCTTGTAACAGCCAGACTTGATGCTGAGGAACGTATAAACAACATGCGATTGAGGGAGGAGCAAGATGCAGCATATCAAGCTGCACTCGAAGCTGATCAA GCAAGGGAACGCCAGAGGaaggaagaggaagaaagactggaAAGAGAAGCTGCTGAAGCAGAGAGgaaaaagaaggaagaagagGAGGCTCGTGAAAGAGCAGCCCATGAAGCTGCTGAAAGAGAAGCCACATTAACCAAACTGCGAGAGGAAAAATCCTTGTCTTTGGGCCCAGAACCCGAAAAGGGTCCTGATGTTACTCAG GTATTGGTGAGGTTGCCAAATGGAGAACGAAAAGGAAGAAGGTTCCATTGTAGCTCAACAATACAATCTTTATATGACTTTGTTGATTCATCAGGATGCTTAGAAATGGAAAGTTACACTCTTGTCACCAATTTCCCTCGTGTACTCTATGGTCAAGACAAACTCTCTTTGACGCTAAAAGAAGTTGGACTACATCCTCAAGCCAGTCTTTTTGTGGAGATGAAATCATGA
- the LOC122601313 gene encoding aluminum-activated malate transporter 10-like: MEKENQVECIIRISDASPEILEPEPQSKLRRIWARPKGLFLRFVTRVWRFLKKAWDLGIDDPRKMFHCLKVGVTLTVVSFFYYINPLYDSFGGNALWALMTVVVVFEYTVGGTLYKSLNRICATSLAGFLALGVHWVARQAGHRFEPIIMGISLFIIASATTFSRFIPQVKARYDYGCTIFILTYGLVLLSGYRVEKLLDVAMERLVTVIIGTCLCIFISMLVCPIWAGTQLHLLVSSNMDKLASSLDSCVAEYFGEADEDSKQKLKDYKHVLSTKASEESMAEFARWEPAHGQFGFRHPWKNYIKLGSSSRSCAYCIEMLVSCLDSRNQVPETIRNHLRASCLSLSSASSNVIRELSTSVSSMTRSTQLYTDIKEMKKAVQQLQDNLQTLPNLSIQSLEEKCKKHEMPLTEIIQLVSFTSLLIEIASRIGGIVKKVEELADLAEYKLAEDEVELQNTTVLSKITYKDENSTTLQQTSKMSECSHSSYI, translated from the exons atggaaaaagaaaatcaagttGAATGCATTATAAGGATTAGTGATGCATCACCGGAGATCTTGGAGCCCGAGCCCCAGTCTAAACTTAGAAGAATATGGGCTAGACCGAAGGGCTTGTTTTTAAGGTTTGTGACAAGGGTCTGGAGGTTCTTAAAGAAAGCATGGGATTTAGGAATAGATGACCCTAGAAAAATGTTCCATTGTCTCAAAGTTGGGGTTACTTTGACAGTTGTTTCATTCTTTTACTATATAAATCCTTTGTATGATAGTTTTGGTGGCAACGCTTTATGGGCTCTTATGACTGTTGTTGTCGTGTTCGAGTACACTGTTG GTGGAACTCTTTACAAGTCTTTAAACAGAATCTGTGCAACTTCACTAGCAGGATTTCTTGCATTAGGCGTACATTGGGTTGCCAGGCAGGCGGGACATAGATTTGAGCCAATTATCATGGGCATATCTCTCTTTATAATAG CTTCTGCCACAACCTTTTCTAGATTTATTCCACAAGTGAAAGCTAGGTATGACTATGGATGCACCATTTTTATCCTCACTTATGGTCTAGTATTACTTTCGGGGTACCGTGTGGAGAAACTCCTAGATGTAGCCATGGAAAGACTGGTAACAGTTATCATAGGGACTTGTTTGTGCATATTCATTAGCATGCTCGTATGTCCCATTTGGGCTGGTACGCAGCTCCACCTTCTAGTATCTTCTAACATGGATAAGCTTGCATCTTCCCTTGATT CCTGTGTAGCTGAATACTTTGGGGAGGCTGATGAAGATTCAAAACAGAAACTGAAAGACTATAAACATGTTTTGAGCACAAAAGCCTCAGAAGAATCTATG GCAGAATTTGCTAGATGGGAGCCTGCCCATGGCCAGTTCGGTTTCAGGCATCCATGGAAGAATTACATCAAATTAGGCTCATCATCACGTAGCTGTGCTTATTGCATTGAAATGCTGGTTAGTTGTCTGGATTCTAGAAATCAG GTACCTGAGACGATAAGGAATCATCTTAGAGCATCATGTTTGAGTTTAAGCTCAGCATCCTCAAATGTTATAAGAGAACTGTCAACAAGCGTATCTTCAATGACACGATCGACCCAACTATATACAGATATCAAAGAAATGAAGAAGGCAGTTCAACAGTTACAAGATAACTTACAGACTCTGCCTAATTTATCGATTCAGTCACTAGAAGAGAAATGCAAGAAACATGAGATGCCGCTCACAGAAATCATCCAATTAGTTAGTTTCACTTCTTTGCTAATTGAAATTGCTTCAAGGATAGGAGGCATTGTGAAAAAAGTCGAAGAATTAGCAGACTTGGCTGAATATAAGCTGGCAGAAGATGAAGTGGAGCTCCAGAATACCACGGTTTTGAGCAAGATTACGTATAAAGATGAAAACAGTACAACACTACAACAAACCTCCAAAATGTCTGAATGTTCTCATTCTTCTTATATATAA
- the LOC122601301 gene encoding aluminum-activated malate transporter 10-like isoform X1 codes for MANEHTLDCIIGIGNRSLEILEPETGFVSWARLMALFKRLLTKACDHGIDDPRKMFHCLKVGAALTIVSLFYYIRLLYDGFGGNALWALMTVVVVFEYTVGGTLYKSLNRIGATTLAGFLALGSHWIASQAGHRFEPVIMEISLFVIALVTTLSRFIPVVKARYDYGCTIFILTYGLVLVSGYRVEKLMDVAMQRLSTIMIGTFLCIIISILVCPIWAGIELHLLIACNMDKLANSLESCVAEYFSDGDEESKKRLQDYRFVLSSKASEESMAEFARWEPAHGPFGFKHPWKNYIKVGSSLRSCAYCIETLVSCLDSRHQVPETIRNHLRASCLSLSSSSSNVIRVLSTTVSSMTRSNQTDNVIKEMKDAVQESQNNLKTLSGILIRSHEEQVMKYELQDIIPLVTFVSLLIEISSRIEGGIVKTVEELAHSAEFEQSEDEMDLPMAHVGSKIVGKEENMIALQRV; via the exons ATGGCTAATGAACACACACTTGATTGTATTATTGGGATTGGTAATAGATCATTGGAGATCTTAGAACCGGAGACTGGGTTTGTATCGTGGGCTAGATTAATGGCTTTGTTTAAGAGGCTTTTGACGAAAGCGTGTGATCATGGAATAGACGACCCAAGAAAAATGTTCCATTGTCTTAAAGTTGGGGCAGCTTTGACAATTGTTTCATTGTTTTACTACATACGACTTTTGTATGATGGTTTTGGTGGCAATGCTCTTTGGGCTCTTATGACTGTTGTTGTGGTGTTTGAGTACACTGTTG GTGGAACTCTTTATAAGAGTTTAAACAGAATCGGTGCAACTACACTAGCGGGATTTCTTGCATTAGGTTCTCATTGGATTGCTAGCCAAGCAGGACATAGATTTGAACCCGTTATTATGGAAATATCTCTCTTTGTAATTG CTTTGGTGACAACCTTATCTAGATTTATTCCCGTAGTGAAAGCTCGGTACGACTATGGCTGCACCATATTCATTCTCACTTATGGTCTGGTCTTAGTCTCCGGATATCGTGTTGAGAAACTCATGGACGTGGCCATGCAAAGACTATCCACAATAATGATAGGGACCTTTTTGTGCATTATCATTAGCATTCTCGTGTGTCCCATTTGGGCTGGCATAGAGCTCCACCTTCTCATTGCCTGTAACATGGATAAGCTTGCAAATTCACTAGAAT CCTGTGTAGCTGAATATTTCAGTGATGGTGATGAAGAATCCAAGAAGAGACTTCAAGATTATCGATTTGTATTGAGCTCAAAAGCCTCTGAAGAATCTATG GCAGAATTCGCCAGATGGGAGCCTGCTCATGGCCCGTTTGGTTTCAAGCATCCATGGAAGAATTACATCAAAGTAGGCTCATCATTACGCAGTTGTGCTTACTGCATTGAGACACTCGTTAGTTGTCTGGATTCTAGACATCAG GTTCCCGAGACGATACGGAATCATCTTAGAGCATCATGTTTAAGTCTAAGCTCATCGTCATCAAATGTTATAAGAGTACTATCGACAACTGTATCTTCAATGACACGATCAAACCAAACAGATAATGTGATTAAAGAAATGAAGGATGCGGTTCAAGAGTCacaaaataacttaaaaacttTGTCTGGTATATTGATTCGCTCACACGAGGAGCAGGTCATGAAGTATGAGCTGCAAGACATCATCCCACTAGTGACTTTCGTTTCCTTGTTGATTGAAATTTCTTCAAGGATAGAAGGAGGCATTGTGAAAACAGTGGAAGAATTAGCACACTCAGCTGAATTTGAGCAGTCCGAAGATGAAATGGATCTCCCAATGGCTCATGTTGGCAGCAAGATTGTCGGTAAAGAAGAAAACATGATAGCCCTCCAAAGGGTCTGA